A window of the Agrococcus jejuensis genome harbors these coding sequences:
- a CDS encoding RelA/SpoT family protein, translating into MSETQTTGAFRTLLPFLFSRSNRAGAIDDLIRTVKGHHPKADTGLIQRAYIVAERAHQGQFRKSGEPYITHPVAVAQILADLGIGPVTIAAALLHDTVEDTDYTLDQCRADFGDEVAMLVDGVTKLDKLQYGDAAQAETMRKMVVAMAKDIRVLVIKLADRLHNARTWGFVSSESAQRKARETIEIYAPLAHRLGIQAMKTELEDLSFAVLNPKVYVEIKNLVEGQAPERDRYMEEVVQALVDDMRGARIKGRVTGRPKQYYSIYTKMQVRGHEFSDIYDLVGVRVIVPSVRDCYAVLGQIHARWKPMPGRMKDYIATPKFNLYQSLHTTVIGPEGRHVEIQIRTEEMHRRAEYGVAAHWKYKQGGGQAVTGEDMAWLAHLNDWQADTQDPGEFLDSLRFEIGAKEVYVFTPKGKVVGLPKGATPVDFAYAVHTEVGHRTMGSKVNGRLVPLDTAVQTGDVVEVFTSKNPDAGPSQDWLSFVQSARARNKIRQWFTRERRDEAIEQGRDAIAKAMRRHNLPLQQLMSRESFVEVASSMGYDDVNGLYAGVGEGHVSTQSVLEKVVAGLQGTVDEDEFIPVSPSRGVQSRPSSSGVLVRGADDILVKLSKCCTPVPGDDIVGFVTRGQGVSVHQRTCPNVQGLLAEPERMIEVTWAENVKSVFLVHIQVEALDRSGLLSDVTRVLSEHHVNILSASVQTGTDRLAISRFVFEMGDTTHLDRVLNAVRRIDAVYDVYRVTGG; encoded by the coding sequence ATGAGCGAGACGCAGACCACCGGCGCGTTTCGCACCCTGCTGCCCTTCCTGTTCTCGCGGTCGAACCGTGCGGGTGCGATCGATGACCTCATCCGCACGGTCAAGGGCCATCACCCGAAGGCCGACACGGGCCTGATCCAGCGGGCGTACATCGTCGCCGAGCGCGCCCACCAGGGGCAGTTCCGCAAGTCGGGCGAGCCGTACATCACGCATCCCGTCGCGGTCGCGCAGATCCTCGCCGACCTCGGCATCGGTCCAGTGACGATCGCGGCGGCGCTGCTGCACGACACCGTCGAGGACACCGACTACACGCTCGACCAGTGCCGCGCCGACTTCGGCGACGAGGTCGCGATGCTCGTCGACGGCGTCACGAAGCTCGACAAGCTGCAGTACGGCGACGCCGCGCAGGCCGAGACGATGCGCAAGATGGTCGTCGCGATGGCGAAGGACATCCGCGTCCTCGTCATCAAGCTCGCCGACCGCCTGCACAATGCGCGCACGTGGGGCTTCGTCTCGAGCGAGTCGGCGCAGCGCAAGGCGCGCGAGACGATCGAGATCTACGCGCCGCTCGCGCACCGCCTCGGCATCCAGGCGATGAAGACCGAGCTCGAGGACCTCTCGTTCGCCGTGCTCAACCCCAAGGTGTACGTCGAGATCAAGAACCTCGTCGAGGGGCAGGCGCCCGAGCGCGACCGCTACATGGAGGAGGTCGTGCAGGCGCTCGTCGACGACATGCGCGGCGCCCGCATCAAGGGCCGCGTCACGGGTCGACCGAAGCAGTACTACTCGATCTACACCAAGATGCAGGTGCGGGGCCACGAGTTCTCCGACATCTACGACCTCGTGGGCGTGCGCGTCATCGTGCCGAGCGTGCGCGACTGCTACGCGGTGCTCGGTCAGATCCACGCGCGCTGGAAGCCCATGCCGGGTCGCATGAAGGACTACATCGCGACGCCGAAGTTCAACCTCTACCAGTCGCTGCACACGACGGTCATCGGTCCCGAGGGTCGTCACGTCGAGATCCAGATCCGCACCGAGGAGATGCACCGCCGTGCCGAGTACGGCGTCGCGGCGCACTGGAAGTACAAGCAGGGTGGCGGCCAGGCCGTCACGGGCGAGGACATGGCGTGGCTCGCCCACCTCAACGACTGGCAGGCCGACACGCAGGACCCGGGCGAGTTCCTCGACTCCCTGCGCTTCGAGATCGGCGCGAAGGAGGTCTACGTCTTCACGCCCAAGGGCAAGGTCGTGGGCCTGCCGAAGGGTGCGACGCCCGTCGACTTCGCCTACGCGGTGCACACCGAGGTCGGCCACCGCACGATGGGGTCGAAGGTCAACGGCCGCCTCGTGCCCCTCGACACCGCGGTGCAGACGGGCGACGTCGTCGAGGTCTTCACGTCGAAGAACCCGGATGCGGGGCCGAGCCAGGACTGGCTGTCGTTCGTGCAGAGCGCGCGCGCCCGCAACAAGATCCGCCAGTGGTTCACGCGCGAGCGTCGCGACGAGGCGATCGAGCAGGGTCGAGACGCGATCGCGAAGGCCATGCGCAGGCACAACCTGCCGCTGCAGCAGCTCATGAGCCGGGAGTCGTTCGTCGAGGTCGCCTCGTCGATGGGCTACGACGACGTCAACGGCCTCTACGCCGGCGTCGGCGAGGGCCACGTGTCGACGCAGTCGGTGCTCGAGAAGGTCGTCGCCGGCCTGCAGGGCACGGTCGACGAGGACGAGTTCATCCCCGTGAGCCCGTCGCGCGGCGTGCAGTCGCGCCCCTCGTCGTCGGGCGTGCTCGTGCGCGGCGCCGACGACATCCTCGTGAAGCTCTCGAAGTGCTGCACGCCCGTGCCCGGCGACGACATCGTCGGCTTCGTCACGCGCGGCCAGGGCGTGAGCGTGCATCAGCGCACGTGCCCGAACGTGCAGGGCCTGCTCGCGGAGCCCGAGCGCATGATCGAGGTCACGTGGGCCGAGAACGTGAAGAGCGTCTTCCTCGTGCACATCCAGGTCGAGGCGCTCGACCGCTCGGGCCTGCTCTCCGACGTCACGCGCGTGCTCAGCGAGCACCACGTCAACATCCTGTCGGCGTCGGTGCAGACGGGCACCGACCGCCTGGCGATCAGCCGCTTCGTCTTCGAGATGGGCGACACGACGCACCTCGACCGCGTGCTCAACGCCGTCCGGCGCATCGACGCCGTCTACGACGTGTACCGCGTCACCGGCGGCTGA
- the secF gene encoding protein translocase subunit SecF, with translation MASLTQFGNRLYTGETSFPFVARRKTWFLVALVVLVVCVVGPILRGGFEFGIEFRGGSEFRVTGIEQVDEQAAQDAVTGVLGAAQVPNVAQIGQDGLRVQTEQLSDDDTVAIRDALAAALDVETNEITSSFVGPSWGQDITRQAIVGLIAFVLLAAIVMAFYFRTWKMSVAALASLFFTLVVTLGVYGTVGFEITPAAVIGFLTILSYSLYDVVVVFDKIREQTAPGTSGSFLDNINLAVNQTLVRSINTTVIAALPTAAILFIGAFLLGAGTLRDISLALLIGTVVAAWATLFVSAPLYAQMRQGDAIGEAKAKRPSERGAVV, from the coding sequence ATGGCATCCCTCACCCAGTTCGGCAACCGCCTCTACACGGGCGAGACGTCCTTCCCGTTCGTCGCGCGTCGCAAGACGTGGTTCCTCGTCGCCCTCGTGGTGCTCGTGGTGTGCGTCGTCGGCCCCATCCTCCGCGGTGGCTTCGAGTTCGGCATCGAGTTCCGCGGCGGCAGCGAGTTCCGCGTCACGGGCATCGAGCAGGTCGACGAGCAGGCGGCGCAGGATGCCGTGACGGGCGTGCTCGGCGCCGCGCAGGTGCCGAACGTGGCGCAGATCGGCCAGGACGGCCTGCGCGTGCAGACCGAGCAGCTGTCCGACGACGACACCGTCGCCATCCGCGACGCCCTCGCCGCGGCGCTCGACGTCGAGACGAACGAGATCACGTCGTCGTTCGTCGGCCCCTCGTGGGGTCAGGACATCACGCGCCAGGCGATCGTGGGCCTCATCGCCTTCGTGCTGCTCGCGGCGATCGTCATGGCCTTCTACTTCCGCACCTGGAAGATGTCGGTCGCGGCGCTCGCCTCGCTGTTCTTCACGCTCGTCGTGACGCTCGGCGTGTACGGCACCGTCGGCTTCGAGATCACGCCCGCGGCGGTCATCGGCTTCCTCACGATCCTGTCGTACTCGCTGTACGACGTCGTCGTGGTGTTCGACAAGATCCGCGAGCAGACCGCGCCGGGCACGTCGGGGTCGTTCCTCGACAACATCAACCTCGCGGTGAACCAGACGCTCGTGCGCTCCATCAACACGACGGTGATCGCAGCCCTGCCGACCGCGGCGATCCTCTTCATCGGCGCGTTCCTGCTCGGTGCGGGCACGCTGCGCGACATCTCGCTCGCGCTGCTCATCGGCACGGTCGTCGCCGCGTGGGCGACGCTCTTCGTCTCCGCGCCGCTCTACGCGCAGATGCGCCAGGGCGACGCGATCGGCGAGGCGAAGGCCAAGCGGCCCTCGGAGCGCGGCGCAGTCGTCTGA
- the secD gene encoding protein translocase subunit SecD codes for MAKARARWGRALIWLVAIGAVFAGLNWASVATQGGSWTPRLALDLEGGTQVILEPQLQEGEQVTEEQLNQAVEIIRQRVDASGVSEAEITTQGGQNIVVAIPGEVDDATMDRLQSSARMEFRPVLTVAAALTPDEIATNQAAQEATPPVDDPAAATPADASDLAWITPTLQAAYDTFDCAALQDPERGEQPTDEPLITCSEDGTARYLLGPVEVEGSDISDASFGQATTSTGAPTGEWEVRLQFDSQGTEAFDEVTSRITSLESPRNQFGVVLDGAVVIAPASNAVITNGEASITGGFTQAAASSLADQLKFGSLPIGFEVQSEETIAATLGESQLQAGIIAGLIGLLLVIGYSIFQYRALASVTIASLFIAAGLSYLVITWLSSAEGYRLSLAGVTGLIISIGLIADSFIVYFERVRDELRDGRALTSAVEAGWRRAWRTILASKALNLLAAVVLYLVAVGNVRGFAFTIGITAIIDLIVVALFTHPMLQLVARTRFFSSGHPMSGLDPKALGAVYRGRAQFRDPVAAGKGATSSREAQRRQSIAERKASASAEQER; via the coding sequence GTGGCGAAGGCGCGGGCGCGCTGGGGGCGCGCACTCATCTGGCTCGTCGCCATCGGCGCCGTCTTCGCGGGGCTGAACTGGGCGAGCGTCGCCACGCAGGGCGGATCCTGGACCCCGCGCCTGGCCCTCGACCTCGAGGGCGGCACGCAGGTCATCCTCGAGCCGCAGTTGCAGGAGGGTGAGCAGGTCACCGAGGAGCAGCTGAACCAGGCCGTCGAGATCATCCGACAGCGCGTCGACGCGTCGGGCGTCTCGGAGGCCGAGATCACGACGCAGGGTGGCCAGAACATCGTCGTCGCCATCCCCGGCGAGGTCGACGACGCCACGATGGACCGCCTGCAGTCCAGCGCCCGCATGGAGTTCCGCCCCGTCCTCACGGTCGCGGCAGCCCTCACGCCCGACGAGATCGCGACGAACCAGGCCGCCCAGGAGGCGACGCCGCCCGTCGACGACCCCGCCGCGGCGACGCCCGCCGACGCCTCCGACCTCGCGTGGATCACCCCCACGCTGCAGGCCGCGTACGACACGTTCGACTGCGCAGCGCTGCAGGATCCCGAGCGCGGCGAGCAGCCCACCGACGAGCCGCTCATCACGTGCTCGGAGGACGGCACCGCCCGCTACCTCCTCGGCCCCGTCGAGGTCGAGGGCTCCGACATCTCCGACGCCAGCTTCGGCCAGGCGACGACGTCGACCGGTGCGCCCACGGGCGAGTGGGAGGTCCGCCTCCAGTTCGACAGCCAGGGCACCGAGGCGTTCGACGAGGTCACCAGCCGCATCACGAGCCTCGAGAGCCCGCGCAACCAGTTCGGCGTCGTGCTCGACGGCGCCGTCGTCATCGCGCCCGCCTCGAACGCCGTCATCACGAACGGCGAGGCGTCGATCACCGGCGGCTTCACGCAGGCCGCCGCATCGTCGCTCGCCGACCAGCTGAAGTTCGGCTCGCTGCCGATCGGCTTCGAGGTGCAGTCCGAGGAGACCATCGCCGCGACGCTCGGCGAGAGCCAGCTGCAGGCGGGCATCATCGCCGGCCTCATCGGCCTGCTGCTCGTCATCGGCTACTCGATCTTCCAGTACCGGGCGCTCGCGTCGGTCACGATCGCGTCGCTCTTCATCGCCGCGGGCCTGTCGTACCTCGTGATCACGTGGCTGTCGTCGGCCGAGGGCTACCGCCTCTCGCTCGCCGGCGTCACGGGCCTCATCATCTCGATCGGCCTCATCGCCGACTCGTTCATCGTGTACTTCGAGCGCGTGCGCGACGAGCTGCGCGACGGACGCGCGCTCACGAGCGCCGTCGAGGCCGGCTGGCGCCGCGCCTGGCGCACGATCCTCGCGTCGAAGGCCCTCAACCTGCTCGCCGCCGTCGTGCTCTACCTGGTCGCGGTCGGCAACGTGCGCGGCTTCGCGTTCACGATCGGCATCACGGCGATCATCGACCTCATCGTCGTCGCGCTGTTCACGCATCCGATGCTGCAGCTCGTCGCACGCACGCGGTTCTTCTCGAGCGGGCACCCCATGTCGGGTCTCGACCCGAAGGCGCTCGGAGCCGTGTACCGCGGTCGTGCGCAGTTCCGCGACCCCGTCGCAGCAGGCAAGGGCGCGACGAGCTCGCGCGAGGCGCAGCGCCGCCAGTCGATCGCCGAGCGCAAGGCATCCGCCTCGGCAGAGCAGGAGCGGTGA
- a CDS encoding preprotein translocase subunit YajC: MHLLTQSASDNAQTGGIPFDPLTIGMLLILAVLIFFMFRNSRKRKAQQAELQDKMVAGAEVMTNFGVFGTLLHIDEDKNEALVEVSPGVTLRVHRQTLARVVEDETPAEESPADDAETSGDSTTERP, encoded by the coding sequence ATGCATCTCCTCACCCAGTCCGCAAGCGACAACGCCCAGACCGGCGGGATCCCGTTCGACCCGCTGACGATCGGCATGCTGCTGATCCTCGCGGTGCTGATCTTCTTCATGTTCCGCAACAGCAGGAAGCGCAAGGCGCAGCAGGCCGAGCTGCAGGACAAGATGGTCGCCGGCGCCGAGGTCATGACGAACTTCGGCGTGTTCGGCACGCTGCTGCACATCGACGAGGACAAGAACGAGGCGCTCGTCGAGGTCTCGCCCGGCGTGACGCTGCGCGTGCACCGCCAGACGCTCGCACGCGTCGTCGAGGACGAGACCCCCGCCGAGGAGTCGCCCGCCGACGACGCCGAGACCAGCGGCGACAGCACCACCGAGCGCCCGTAG
- the ruvB gene encoding Holliday junction branch migration DNA helicase RuvB — translation MTDDLIQPEATGDEIAFEGALRPGSLAEFVGQPKVRGQLEVLLRAAALQDRSPDHILLAGPPGLGKTTLAMIIGTETGRAVRLSSGPAIQHAGDLAAVLSALTPGDVLFVDEIHRMARSAEEMLYLAMEDFRIDIMVGKGAGATSIPLELAPFTLVAATTRSGMLPSPLRDRFGFTAHLEFYDPADLERVLHRSASLLGVPLPDEAIVELARRSRGTPRIANRLLRRVRDWLLVHPGSGELEGVREALRLYDVDEAGLDRLDRAVLHTIAHRFRGGPVGLSTLAASVGEEADTIEAVVEPYLVREGLLARTPRGRIATPEGLAHAGVVVHPTLDERL, via the coding sequence ATGACCGACGACCTCATCCAGCCGGAGGCGACGGGCGACGAGATCGCCTTCGAGGGCGCCCTGCGTCCCGGCTCGCTCGCCGAGTTCGTCGGCCAGCCGAAGGTGCGCGGGCAGCTCGAGGTGCTGCTGCGCGCCGCGGCGCTGCAGGACCGCAGTCCCGACCACATCCTGCTCGCGGGCCCTCCGGGCCTCGGCAAGACGACGCTCGCCATGATCATCGGCACCGAGACGGGCCGCGCCGTGCGCCTCTCGTCGGGCCCGGCGATCCAGCACGCGGGCGACCTCGCGGCCGTGCTCTCGGCCCTGACGCCCGGCGACGTGCTGTTCGTCGACGAGATCCACCGCATGGCGCGCTCCGCCGAGGAGATGCTCTACCTCGCGATGGAGGACTTCCGCATCGACATCATGGTCGGCAAGGGCGCCGGTGCCACGTCGATCCCGCTCGAGCTCGCGCCCTTCACGCTCGTCGCGGCCACGACGCGCTCCGGCATGCTGCCGAGCCCGCTGCGCGACCGCTTCGGCTTCACGGCGCACCTCGAGTTCTACGACCCCGCCGACCTCGAGCGCGTGCTGCACCGCTCGGCGAGCCTCCTCGGCGTGCCGCTGCCCGACGAGGCGATCGTCGAGCTCGCGCGGCGCAGCCGAGGCACGCCGCGCATCGCCAACCGCCTGCTGCGCCGCGTGCGCGACTGGCTGCTCGTGCACCCCGGCAGCGGCGAGCTCGAGGGCGTGCGCGAGGCGCTGCGCCTCTACGACGTCGACGAGGCCGGCCTCGACCGTCTCGACCGGGCCGTGCTGCACACGATCGCCCACCGCTTCCGCGGCGGCCCCGTCGGCCTGTCGACGCTCGCGGCGTCGGTGGGCGAGGAGGCCGACACCATCGAGGCGGTCGTCGAGCCCTACCTGGTGCGCGAGGGCCTGCTCGCGCGCACGCCGCGCGGTCGCATCGCCACGCCGGAGGGCCTCGCCCACGCGGGTGTCGTCGTGCATCCGACATTGGACGAGCGGCTATGA
- the ruvA gene encoding Holliday junction branch migration protein RuvA translates to MIARLDGTVLGATGSRLVVGVGGVGLAVAVTPQQSLVAAVGSAIALHTTLIVREDDLSLYGFATQAELDAFDLLRSVSGVGPKSALGVLSHMTPDQLADAVAREDERAFKAVSGIGPKTARLIIVQLAGKLHASAPSAATPSDAGADVLVALTGLGWPERQARAALDAVGAQPDAGSLLRAALAELGPRG, encoded by the coding sequence ATGATCGCGAGGCTCGACGGCACGGTGCTGGGGGCGACGGGCAGCCGCCTCGTCGTGGGCGTCGGCGGCGTCGGCCTCGCCGTCGCCGTCACGCCGCAGCAGTCGCTCGTCGCCGCCGTCGGCTCGGCGATCGCGCTGCACACGACGCTCATCGTGCGCGAGGACGACCTGTCGCTCTACGGCTTCGCGACGCAGGCGGAGCTCGACGCGTTCGACCTGCTGCGCAGCGTCTCGGGCGTGGGCCCGAAGTCGGCGCTCGGCGTGCTGAGCCACATGACGCCCGACCAGCTCGCCGACGCCGTCGCGCGCGAGGACGAGCGGGCGTTCAAGGCCGTGAGCGGCATCGGCCCCAAGACCGCGAGGCTCATCATCGTGCAGCTCGCGGGCAAGCTCCACGCCTCGGCGCCCTCGGCGGCGACGCCGTCGGATGCGGGTGCCGACGTGCTCGTCGCGCTCACGGGCCTCGGCTGGCCCGAGCGGCAGGCCCGCGCCGCCCTCGACGCCGTCGGCGCGCAGCCCGACGCCGGCTCGCTGCTGCGCGCGGCGCTCGCCGAGCTGGGACCGCGCGGATGA
- the ruvC gene encoding crossover junction endodeoxyribonuclease RuvC, whose product MRILGIDPGLTRCGVGVVDAEGRAVRLVAVDVLRSAADEPLEQRLHRIASGVEAAIVEHRPDAVALERVFAQHNVRSVMGVAQISGLVLRAAAANGIAVELHTPSEVKAAVTGYGQADKRQVGAMVQRILALESVPKPADAADALAIAICHAWSARSAAPTAALTPAQRAWQAAERASRR is encoded by the coding sequence GTGCGCATCCTCGGCATCGACCCCGGCCTCACGCGCTGCGGCGTGGGCGTCGTCGACGCCGAGGGACGCGCGGTGCGGCTCGTCGCGGTCGACGTGCTGCGCTCGGCCGCCGACGAGCCGCTCGAGCAGCGGCTGCACCGCATCGCGTCGGGCGTCGAGGCGGCGATCGTCGAGCACCGGCCGGATGCCGTGGCGCTCGAGCGCGTGTTCGCTCAGCACAACGTGCGCAGCGTCATGGGCGTGGCGCAGATCTCGGGACTCGTGCTGCGCGCGGCGGCTGCGAACGGCATCGCCGTCGAGCTGCACACGCCCAGCGAGGTCAAGGCGGCCGTGACGGGCTACGGCCAGGCCGACAAGCGGCAGGTCGGCGCGATGGTGCAGCGCATCCTCGCCCTCGAGTCGGTGCCGAAGCCGGCGGATGCCGCGGATGCGCTGGCCATCGCGATCTGCCACGCGTGGAGCGCGCGCAGCGCCGCACCCACCGCGGCGCTCACCCCCGCGCAGCGCGCGTGGCAGGCCGCCGAGCGCGCCAGCAGGCGCTGA
- a CDS encoding YebC/PmpR family DNA-binding transcriptional regulator: MSGHSKWATTKHKKAVIDQRRAKSFAKLIKNIEVAAKLGGADLAGNPTLYDAVQKAKKTSVPNDNIDRAIKRGAGISGESIEYTTIMYEGYAGGGVALMVECLTDNKNRAAAEVRTAMSRNGGTMADPGSVAYNFHRKGVVSVTKTDDVTEDDILLVVLDAGAEDVVDQGGGFEILSEPTDLVAVRSALVDAGIDYDSAEAEFVADLKIEVDAETARKVMRLIDALEDSDDVQNVFTNYALTPEAQAELDAEDED, encoded by the coding sequence ATGTCCGGACATTCCAAGTGGGCGACGACCAAGCACAAGAAGGCGGTCATCGACCAGCGCCGTGCGAAGTCGTTCGCGAAGCTCATCAAGAACATCGAGGTGGCCGCGAAGCTCGGCGGCGCCGATCTCGCCGGCAACCCGACCCTGTACGACGCCGTGCAGAAGGCCAAGAAGACGTCGGTGCCGAACGACAACATCGATCGCGCCATCAAGCGCGGCGCCGGCATCTCGGGCGAGTCGATCGAGTACACGACGATCATGTACGAGGGCTACGCCGGTGGCGGCGTCGCGCTCATGGTCGAGTGCCTCACCGACAACAAGAACCGTGCAGCCGCCGAGGTGCGCACGGCCATGAGCCGCAACGGCGGCACGATGGCAGACCCCGGCTCGGTCGCGTACAACTTCCACCGCAAGGGCGTCGTGTCGGTCACGAAGACCGACGACGTCACCGAGGACGACATCCTGCTCGTCGTGCTCGACGCCGGCGCGGAGGACGTCGTCGACCAGGGCGGCGGCTTCGAGATCCTCTCCGAGCCCACCGACCTCGTCGCCGTGCGCTCGGCGCTCGTCGACGCCGGCATCGACTACGACTCGGCCGAGGCCGAGTTCGTCGCCGACCTCAAGATCGAGGTCGACGCCGAGACGGCGCGCAAGGTCATGCGCCTCATCGACGCGCTCGAGGACTCGGACGACGTGCAGAACGTCTTCACGAACTACGCCCTGACGCCCGAGGCGCAGGCCGAGCTCGACGCCGAGGACGAGGACTAG
- a CDS encoding HIT family protein translates to MSSELAGVPDRYQRLWTPYRMAYIQQGQQPEQPACPFCVAPTLPDADGLVVHRGTTAFVIMNLYPYNTGHVMVCPYRHVATYDLATEEETAEIALLTQQAMRTISLVSNNDGVNIGMNQGRVAGAGIADHLHQHIVPRWATDANFFPIIAQTKALPRLLEEVRAELAERWVS, encoded by the coding sequence ATGTCGTCGGAGCTCGCCGGCGTGCCCGACCGCTACCAGCGGCTGTGGACGCCGTATCGGATGGCGTACATCCAGCAGGGGCAGCAGCCCGAGCAGCCGGCGTGCCCGTTCTGCGTCGCGCCGACGCTGCCCGACGCCGACGGCCTCGTCGTGCACCGCGGCACCACGGCGTTCGTGATCATGAACCTCTACCCGTACAACACGGGTCACGTCATGGTCTGCCCGTACCGCCACGTCGCGACGTACGACCTCGCGACCGAGGAGGAGACGGCCGAGATCGCCCTGCTCACGCAGCAGGCGATGCGCACGATCTCGCTCGTCTCGAACAACGACGGCGTGAACATCGGCATGAACCAGGGACGGGTCGCGGGGGCCGGCATCGCCGATCACTTGCACCAGCACATCGTGCCCAGGTGGGCGACCGACGCGAACTTCTTCCCGATCATCGCGCAGACGAAGGCGCTGCCGCGGCTGCTCGAGGAGGTGCGGGCCGAGCTCGCGGAGCGCTGGGTCTCCTGA
- the thrS gene encoding threonine--tRNA ligase: MRVDGELQDLAREITDTQTVEPVTIDSEDGLAILRHSAAHVLAQAVQRINPEARLGIGPPVTDGFYYDFDVAEPFTPEDLKGISKEMDRIIREGQRFTRRVVTEDEARAELANEPYKLELIGLKGPNDEASVEVGGGELTIYDNVNREGETVWKDLCRGPHLPSTRMVGNGAALMRIAAAYWRGKETNPQLQRIYGTAWPTKDELRAYQARLEEAAKRDHRRLGKDLDLFSFPDEVGSGLSVWHPRGGIVRQEMEQHARRRHLEGGYSYVYTPHIAKSDLFSVSGHLQTYAEGIWPPIHMDEVVDADGAIVKQGADYYLKPMNCPMHVLIYKERARSYRDLPMRLAENGTVYRNELSGALHGLTRVRGFTQDDAHLFVTPDQLEAESGKVLEFVLSLLRDFGLTDFSLELSMRDDEKSKWIGDEAQWAEATDALRRVAQSSGLSLTEVPGEAAFYGPKIDLKTKDAIGRTWQLSTVQIDFNLPERFGLEFTDRDGSKQRPVMIHRALFGSIERFFAILLEHYAGAFPAWLAPVQVVGIPVAADFGDYLDEIAGRLRAQGVRIDVDHSDERMQKKIRTHTLAKVPFQLIAGGKDAEAGSVSFRFLDGTQENGVPVDDAIARIVAAIASRQTDLVA, translated from the coding sequence ATGCGCGTCGACGGCGAGCTCCAGGATCTCGCACGCGAGATCACGGACACGCAGACGGTCGAGCCCGTGACGATCGACTCGGAGGATGGCCTCGCCATCCTGCGTCACTCGGCCGCGCACGTGCTCGCGCAGGCGGTGCAGCGCATCAACCCCGAGGCGCGCCTGGGCATCGGCCCGCCCGTCACCGACGGCTTCTACTACGACTTCGACGTCGCCGAGCCGTTCACCCCCGAGGACCTCAAGGGCATCTCGAAGGAGATGGACCGCATCATCCGCGAGGGCCAGCGCTTCACGCGCCGCGTCGTCACGGAGGACGAGGCGCGCGCCGAGCTCGCGAACGAGCCGTACAAGCTCGAGCTCATCGGCCTCAAGGGTCCGAACGACGAGGCGTCGGTCGAGGTCGGCGGCGGCGAGCTGACGATCTACGACAACGTGAACCGCGAGGGCGAGACGGTCTGGAAGGACCTCTGCCGCGGCCCGCACCTGCCGTCGACCCGCATGGTCGGCAACGGCGCCGCGCTCATGCGCATCGCCGCCGCCTACTGGCGCGGCAAGGAGACGAACCCGCAGCTGCAGCGCATCTACGGCACCGCGTGGCCGACGAAGGACGAGCTGCGCGCGTACCAGGCACGCCTCGAGGAGGCCGCGAAGCGCGACCACCGTCGCCTCGGCAAGGACCTCGACCTGTTCTCGTTCCCCGACGAGGTCGGCTCAGGCCTGTCGGTGTGGCACCCGCGCGGCGGCATCGTGCGTCAGGAGATGGAGCAGCACGCGCGCCGTCGCCACCTCGAGGGCGGCTACTCGTACGTCTACACGCCGCACATCGCGAAGTCCGACCTCTTCTCGGTCTCGGGCCACCTGCAGACCTACGCCGAGGGCATCTGGCCGCCCATCCACATGGACGAGGTCGTCGACGCCGACGGTGCCATCGTGAAGCAGGGCGCCGACTACTACCTCAAGCCCATGAACTGCCCGATGCACGTGCTCATCTACAAGGAGCGCGCACGGTCGTACCGCGACCTGCCGATGCGCCTCGCCGAGAACGGCACGGTCTACCGCAACGAGCTCTCGGGCGCGCTGCACGGCCTGACTCGCGTGCGCGGCTTCACGCAGGACGACGCGCACCTGTTCGTGACCCCCGACCAGCTCGAGGCCGAGTCGGGCAAGGTGCTCGAGTTCGTGCTGTCGCTGCTGCGCGACTTCGGCCTCACCGACTTCTCGCTCGAGCTGTCGATGCGCGACGACGAGAAGTCGAAGTGGATCGGCGACGAGGCGCAGTGGGCCGAGGCGACGGATGCGCTGCGCCGCGTCGCGCAGTCGAGCGGTCTCTCGCTCACCGAGGTGCCCGGCGAGGCCGCCTTCTACGGTCCGAAGATCGACCTGAAGACGAAGGACGCCATCGGCCGCACCTGGCAGCTGTCGACGGTGCAGATCGACTTCAACCTGCCCGAGCGCTTCGGCCTCGAGTTCACCGACCGCGACGGCTCGAAGCAGCGCCCGGTGATGATCCACCGCGCCCTGTTCGGCTCGATCGAGCGCTTCTTCGCCATCCTGCTCGAGCACTACGCTGGCGCGTTCCCCGCGTGGCTCGCGCCCGTGCAGGTCGTCGGCATCCCCGTCGCGGCCGACTTCGGCGACTACCTCGACGAGATCGCCGGCCGCCTGCGCGCGCAGGGCGTGCGCATCGACGTCGACCACTCCGACGAGCGCATGCAGAAGAAGATCCGCACGCACACGCTCGCGAAGGTGCCGTTCCAGCTCATCGCGGGCGGCAAGGACGCGGAGGCGGGCAGCGTCTCGTTCCGCTTCCTCGACGGCACGCAGGAGAACGGCGTGCCGGTCGACGACGCCATCGCGCGCATCGTCGCCGCCATCGCGTCGCGCCAGACCGACCTGGTCGCCTGA